One Erpetoichthys calabaricus chromosome 8, fErpCal1.3, whole genome shotgun sequence DNA segment encodes these proteins:
- the LOC127529019 gene encoding transmembrane protein 26-like has product MVWRVVWVKGDKVYWALAIGVCLLVIESFFTLRYTSRGEWKWFSPSVFLYLCSALPCVWILELNTVEFVPNASLGSAHRREHRGLSIPKVFDTTIWTTGLEQSMLFILVLGRWLMPAGELSEDQLSQLLMMDIGMGADILELFEPFKEPDIKIKYRVLIFGLSVFSWAFLQFPIVLTQTTSVATNQYDVVATEEGKEPGKTRKGFLQTCFSSEMWSNIVTVGMLDGPFFIYRVYALAWGKMENQMTIFFACKNVLSVVFVIYMVSKDCCKTGDTDT; this is encoded by the exons ATGGTGTGGCGTGTGGTCTGGGTAAAAGGAGACAAAGTATATTGGGCACTAGCAATTGGAGTGTGTCTTCTCGTCATAGAAAGTTTCTTCACTCTCCGATACACAAGCAGAGGGGAATGGAAATG GTTTTCCCCGAGTGTCTTTTTGTACCTCTGTTCTGCCCTTCCCTGTGTTTGGATCCTGGAGCTGAATACAGTGGAATTTGTACCAAATGCCTCTTTAGGGTCAGCGCACAGAAGAGAGCATCGCGGACTGTCTATACCAAAG GTATTTGACACAACAATTTGGACAACTGGACTGGAACAATCAATGTTATTCATACTAGTGCTTGGCCGCTGGCTAATGCCTGCAGGAGAGCTGTCTGAGGACCAACTTTCACAGCTGCTAATGATGGACATTGGAATGGGAGCAGACATCTTGGAGCTATTTGAACCATTCAAGGAACCAGATATCAAGATCAAGTATAGAGTGCTCATTTTTGGACTTTCTGTTTTCTCGTGGGCCTTTCTTCAGTTCCCAATTGTCCTTACACAGACAACATCTGTGGCCACAAACCAGTATGATGTTGTTGCCACTGAGGAAGGGAAGGAACCAGGAAAAACAAGAAAGGGGTTCCTTCAGACCTGTTTCTCCAGTGAAATGTGGAGCAATATTGTCACAGTGGGAATGCTGGATGGGCCATTTTTCATCTATCGAGTGTATGCCTTGGCATGGGGAAAGATGGAGAATCAAATGACAATCTTCTTTGCCTGTAAAAATGTTCTTTCTGTGGTTTTTGTCATTTATATGGTGTCTAAGGACTGTTGTAAGACAGGTGACACAGACACTTAA